A region of Microbacterium suwonense DNA encodes the following proteins:
- a CDS encoding carbohydrate ABC transporter permease, which produces MFGYAALIVFAIGLLAPFAWMLLSSLKSSNEVFSAPIVWWPETFVWQNYVDIWAKSGMMVWIRNTLLLAVVVTFLQVLTGSFAAYGFSRMRFPGRDVLFLAYVGTIAVPWQSYMIPQFILLSNLKVSNTLWSIILIQAFGAFGVFLMKQYYETIPEELSEAARIDGLSEYGIWRRIMVPLSVPAIASLALLTFVNTWNDYLGPLIYLRNPDLWTIQLGLKSFVSNLYDTNYALLFAGLCISVVPIAIIFMLGQKYFVEGIATSGMKG; this is translated from the coding sequence GTGTTCGGCTACGCGGCGCTGATCGTCTTCGCCATCGGCCTGCTCGCCCCGTTCGCCTGGATGCTGCTGAGCTCGCTGAAGTCGTCGAACGAGGTGTTCTCGGCACCGATCGTCTGGTGGCCTGAGACCTTCGTCTGGCAGAACTACGTCGACATCTGGGCCAAGTCCGGGATGATGGTCTGGATCCGCAACACCCTGCTGCTGGCCGTCGTGGTCACGTTCCTGCAGGTGCTCACCGGATCGTTCGCCGCCTACGGCTTCTCGCGGATGCGGTTCCCCGGCCGAGACGTGCTGTTCCTCGCGTACGTCGGCACGATCGCCGTGCCGTGGCAGTCGTACATGATCCCGCAGTTCATCCTGCTCTCGAACCTGAAGGTGTCCAACACCCTGTGGTCGATCATCCTGATCCAGGCCTTCGGCGCCTTCGGCGTGTTCCTCATGAAGCAGTATTACGAGACCATCCCGGAGGAGCTCAGCGAGGCGGCGCGGATCGACGGCCTCAGCGAGTACGGCATCTGGCGGCGCATCATGGTGCCGCTGTCGGTGCCGGCCATCGCGAGCCTGGCGCTGCTGACCTTCGTGAACACCTGGAACGACTACCTGGGGCCGCTGATCTACCTGCGCAATCCCGATCTGTGGACGATCCAGCTGGGGCTGAAGAGCTTCGTGTCCAACCTGTACGACACGAACTACGCGCTGCTGTTCGCGGGACTGTGCATCTCGGTCGTCCCGATCGCGATCATCTTCATGCTCGGCCAGAAGTACTTCGTCGAGGGCATCGCCACCAGTGGCATGAAGGGCTGA
- a CDS encoding DUF624 domain-containing protein has translation MKRVTHDTWAAILGMLYLGLMVNLLLLVTASPLVVLLITTDPMRSWPLIAVVAPLAAPALTAAFGTFRAYGEGETQVVRTFLAVWRDTLRKALALGAIVVGAAVVLLVDVRALSDTTASVVVVPVLLLLTLLVAATGLLGAVALAEVPAARLRDVLRAGLYLGVRRWYFQLLSFAVLGVQLGVFASMPAIAIGLTAAPALYVAWANGRYCLRPVLDEAPA, from the coding sequence ATGAAGCGCGTCACGCACGACACCTGGGCGGCGATCCTGGGGATGCTGTACCTCGGGCTGATGGTGAACCTGCTCCTGCTCGTGACGGCATCACCGCTGGTGGTGCTGCTGATCACGACCGATCCGATGCGCTCGTGGCCGCTGATCGCGGTGGTGGCGCCCCTTGCGGCGCCCGCGCTCACCGCGGCGTTCGGCACCTTCCGGGCGTACGGCGAGGGCGAGACGCAGGTGGTGCGCACGTTCCTGGCGGTGTGGCGCGACACGCTGCGCAAGGCGCTCGCACTGGGCGCGATCGTCGTGGGTGCGGCCGTCGTGCTGCTGGTCGATGTGCGCGCACTGTCGGACACGACCGCGTCGGTCGTGGTCGTGCCGGTGCTGCTGCTGCTCACGCTGCTCGTGGCGGCCACCGGGCTGCTGGGTGCCGTCGCGCTCGCCGAGGTGCCGGCTGCCCGCCTGCGCGATGTGCTCCGCGCCGGCCTGTACCTGGGTGTGCGGCGCTGGTACTTCCAGCTGCTGTCCTTCGCGGTGCTCGGCGTGCAGCTGGGCGTGTTCGCGAGCATGCCGGCGATCGCGATCGGACTCACCGCGGCCCCCGCGCTGTACGTGGCCTGGGCGAACGGCCGCTACTGCCTTCGCCCGGTGCTGGACGAAGCGCCGGCGTGA
- a CDS encoding hydroxyacid dehydrogenase yields the protein MPPSRPRAHAVMSTETFELLFDDARRARFAALADVRTPMHIADLSDPALDGLLAETEVLVTSWGAPRFDAPLLDRMPRLRAVFHAAGSIRHLVSAEFWERGIRITTAADANAVPVAEFTLAAILLAGKRALVQVRTPSLGEADWGGNLRQHTIGNLDRSVGVVGFSRIGRRVVDLLRPFSGLRVLVADPFADPAEVAAAGAELVPLPEMLPRVAVLSLHAPALPSTHHMISAAELAALPDGATVINTARGALLDHDALLAECRTGRIDAILDVTDPEPLPLSSPLLELPNVAITPHLAGSLGTETRRLTDSALDELAAYAADAPLLHPMDSASLGRSA from the coding sequence ATGCCCCCATCCCGCCCCCGGGCACACGCGGTCATGTCGACCGAGACGTTCGAGCTGCTCTTCGACGACGCCCGGCGCGCGAGGTTCGCCGCCCTGGCGGATGTGCGCACGCCGATGCACATCGCCGACCTGTCGGATCCGGCACTGGACGGCCTGCTCGCCGAGACCGAGGTGCTCGTGACGTCGTGGGGGGCGCCGCGCTTCGACGCGCCGCTGCTGGATCGGATGCCGCGACTGCGCGCGGTCTTCCACGCGGCCGGCAGCATCCGCCACCTCGTCTCGGCGGAGTTCTGGGAGCGCGGCATCCGCATCACCACCGCCGCCGACGCCAACGCCGTTCCGGTGGCCGAGTTCACCCTCGCCGCCATCCTGCTGGCCGGCAAGCGCGCACTGGTGCAGGTGCGCACCCCTTCACTGGGCGAGGCGGACTGGGGCGGCAACCTGCGCCAGCATACGATCGGCAACCTGGACCGCTCCGTGGGCGTGGTGGGCTTCTCCCGCATCGGCCGGCGCGTCGTGGATCTGCTGCGCCCGTTCTCCGGACTGCGGGTGCTGGTCGCCGACCCCTTCGCCGACCCCGCGGAGGTCGCCGCGGCGGGAGCGGAGCTCGTGCCGCTGCCTGAGATGCTCCCCCGGGTGGCCGTGCTCTCGCTGCACGCGCCGGCGCTGCCGTCGACGCACCACATGATCTCGGCCGCAGAGCTGGCGGCGCTTCCCGACGGCGCAACGGTGATCAACACCGCCCGTGGTGCACTGCTCGACCACGACGCCCTGCTCGCGGAATGCCGCACCGGGCGCATCGACGCGATCCTGGATGTGACCGACCCCGAGCCGCTGCCGCTCTCGTCGCCGCTGCTCGAGCTGCCCAACGTCGCGATCACGCCGCACCTGGCGGGATCCCTGGGCACGGAGACGCGCAGGCTCACCGACTCCGCCCTGGACGAGCTCGCCGCATACGCCGCGGATGCCCCGCTGCTCCACCCGATGGATTCCGCCTCCCTCGGCCGCAGCGCGTAG
- a CDS encoding heparinase II/III family protein has protein sequence MLIRRGALLDLWSHSEAADDAILAAPASDRVFWDGVDERTRLLIIGEADRLRDAAWPQPRLQDWSAYPRTGDRSAYEHALFLRNRRTRLAVLAAAIEPTEERLLEAADGLWLKVEQSTWCWPAHDDVFSRGLRVPDPRHPFVDLGAGEDVALLAWSTLLIGTELEQHAPGLRERLGHEARTCVLEPFVERAWHWEGDEGHVHNWAPWIHGNLLVAAVAFAAPPLRARVMDRCVDGLDRYLAQLPADGAIDEGFGYWWQGAGRAFDALAVLDTLTDGSVAAETRDGALAPLAELARFPQRMQVGPGWFASFSDAEARADEGTPWHVLHRAAMLCGLPEVAEFALAERAGREEPSLCGLDEGVHAGLGRMLAEISDLSSGVVPAQHPASAPPAAQPRAKDGVFLASIGVGIRERAGLTVVVKSGHNGENHNHNDLGSIAVAVDGIPLLPDLGRATYRAETFSDRRYELWNMRSDWHSTPLPRGAAQLPGAQWRAGAAVIDDGWRLDLTESYPGRERWIRTVRVTDAGISVRDESEVLADPATRIVVVCAGAPERAGDGVRVPGRAGARDLLLNFEAADVQFETVEVDDPYLRRSWGERVTRMLFAPASARMWEMRGEAR, from the coding sequence ATGCTGATCCGCCGAGGCGCGCTGCTCGACCTCTGGTCGCACAGCGAAGCGGCCGACGACGCGATCCTCGCTGCGCCCGCATCGGACCGGGTGTTCTGGGACGGAGTCGATGAGCGCACCCGCCTGCTGATCATCGGCGAGGCCGATCGGCTGCGCGACGCCGCCTGGCCGCAGCCGCGTCTGCAGGACTGGAGCGCATACCCGCGCACGGGCGATCGCTCGGCGTACGAGCACGCCCTGTTCCTGCGCAACCGGCGCACGCGGCTGGCGGTTCTCGCCGCCGCCATCGAGCCGACCGAGGAACGACTGCTCGAGGCCGCAGACGGCCTCTGGCTGAAGGTCGAGCAGTCCACCTGGTGCTGGCCCGCGCACGACGACGTGTTCTCGCGGGGGCTGCGGGTGCCCGATCCCCGGCATCCGTTCGTCGATCTCGGCGCCGGAGAGGACGTCGCCCTGCTCGCCTGGTCGACTCTGCTGATCGGCACGGAACTGGAACAGCACGCTCCCGGGCTGCGCGAGCGGCTGGGGCATGAGGCGCGCACGTGCGTGCTGGAGCCGTTCGTCGAACGCGCCTGGCACTGGGAGGGCGACGAGGGGCACGTGCACAACTGGGCGCCGTGGATCCACGGGAACCTGCTGGTGGCAGCCGTCGCGTTCGCCGCGCCGCCGCTGCGCGCGCGGGTGATGGACCGCTGTGTGGACGGTCTGGATCGCTATCTGGCCCAGCTCCCCGCCGACGGCGCCATCGACGAGGGCTTCGGCTACTGGTGGCAGGGTGCGGGCCGGGCATTCGACGCGCTGGCGGTGCTGGACACACTCACCGACGGGTCAGTCGCCGCCGAGACGCGCGACGGTGCGCTGGCCCCGCTCGCGGAGCTGGCGAGATTCCCGCAGCGGATGCAGGTCGGGCCGGGCTGGTTCGCCAGCTTCTCGGATGCCGAAGCCCGCGCCGACGAGGGCACACCCTGGCATGTGCTGCACCGTGCGGCGATGCTGTGCGGACTGCCGGAGGTCGCGGAGTTCGCCCTGGCAGAGCGCGCCGGACGGGAGGAGCCGTCGCTGTGCGGACTGGACGAGGGCGTGCACGCGGGCCTCGGCCGCATGCTCGCGGAGATCTCCGATCTGAGCTCCGGCGTCGTGCCAGCGCAGCATCCGGCATCCGCTCCGCCTGCGGCGCAGCCGCGCGCGAAGGACGGCGTCTTTCTCGCCTCGATCGGCGTCGGCATCCGTGAGCGGGCGGGCCTGACCGTCGTCGTCAAGAGCGGGCACAACGGCGAGAACCACAATCACAACGACCTCGGCTCCATCGCCGTCGCCGTCGACGGCATCCCGTTGCTGCCCGACCTGGGGCGTGCGACCTACCGGGCCGAGACCTTCTCAGACCGGCGCTACGAGCTGTGGAACATGCGCTCGGACTGGCACAGCACGCCGCTTCCGCGTGGCGCGGCGCAGCTGCCCGGAGCGCAGTGGCGGGCCGGCGCCGCCGTCATCGACGACGGATGGCGCCTGGACCTGACTGAGTCGTACCCCGGACGGGAGCGCTGGATCCGCACCGTGCGCGTGACGGATGCCGGGATCAGCGTGCGCGATGAGAGCGAGGTCCTCGCCGATCCGGCGACGCGGATCGTCGTGGTGTGCGCGGGAGCGCCGGAGCGGGCGGGCGACGGCGTGCGCGTGCCGGGCCGAGCTGGGGCCCGCGATCTGCTGCTGAACTTCGAGGCCGCTGACGTGCAGTTCGAGACCGTGGAGGTCGACGACCCGTACCTGCGGCGGTCGTGGGGAGAGCGGGTGACCCGGATGCTGTTCGCACCGGCATCCGCACGGATGTGGGAGATGAGGGGAGAGGCACGATGA
- a CDS encoding substrate-binding domain-containing protein has protein sequence MTESESRPVFGIARRERIMDELRVAGAVRVADLAREFGVSELTIRRDIGELADRGLVTRVHGGATLRSRLDTTVAPRASAAGPRYRVGMVVPSLNYYWPQIVIGARASATELGVQLVLRGASYEAADQRRQISSMVDSGGFHGLIVAPENQGPDGHALLSWLEQLPVPVVLVERQAPASLGLTRLEWVSSDHVYGGYLAAAHLAALGHRSVGILTSERSPTSWQLRRGWAKAVDELGLHETLDLNAALDHMEGPERTVLVESMLDRLRETDTTAMLIHSDPQALLVQQNALDRGWSLPEDLSLIAYDDEVAENGAPPITALRPPKQHVGRRAVEVMLARLAEGPSRPVERVQVIPVLHPRESTAAV, from the coding sequence ATGACGGAGTCGGAGTCGCGGCCGGTGTTCGGGATCGCCCGGCGCGAGCGCATCATGGACGAGCTGCGGGTGGCCGGAGCAGTGCGCGTGGCTGACCTGGCCCGGGAGTTCGGGGTGTCGGAGCTGACCATCCGGCGCGACATCGGTGAGCTCGCCGATCGCGGTCTGGTGACCCGCGTGCACGGCGGCGCGACGCTGCGCAGTCGGCTCGACACGACGGTCGCGCCCCGTGCGTCGGCGGCCGGGCCGCGTTACCGGGTGGGGATGGTGGTGCCGTCGCTGAACTACTACTGGCCGCAGATCGTGATCGGCGCGCGCGCCTCGGCCACCGAGCTCGGCGTGCAGCTCGTGCTGCGCGGCGCGAGCTACGAGGCGGCCGATCAGCGCCGCCAGATCAGCTCGATGGTCGATTCCGGCGGCTTCCACGGCCTGATCGTCGCGCCCGAGAACCAGGGCCCGGACGGGCACGCCCTGCTCAGCTGGCTGGAGCAGCTGCCCGTGCCCGTGGTGCTCGTCGAGCGCCAGGCCCCGGCATCCCTCGGCCTCACCCGGCTGGAGTGGGTCAGCAGCGACCACGTGTACGGCGGCTATCTGGCCGCAGCGCACCTGGCGGCGCTGGGGCACCGGTCGGTGGGCATCCTCACGTCCGAGCGTTCGCCGACATCCTGGCAGCTGCGCCGGGGATGGGCGAAGGCCGTCGACGAACTGGGGCTGCACGAGACACTCGATCTGAATGCGGCGCTCGATCACATGGAGGGTCCCGAGCGCACCGTGCTGGTGGAGTCGATGCTCGACCGGCTGCGTGAGACCGACACGACGGCCATGCTGATCCACTCCGACCCACAGGCGCTGCTCGTGCAGCAGAACGCGCTCGATCGGGGCTGGTCGCTGCCCGAGGATCTGTCGCTGATCGCCTACGACGACGAGGTCGCCGAGAACGGCGCCCCGCCGATCACCGCGCTGCGCCCGCCCAAGCAGCATGTCGGCCGGCGTGCCGTCGAGGTGATGCTGGCACGGCTGGCCGAGGGGCCGTCGCGCCCGGTGGAGCGCGTGCAGGTGATCCCGGTGCTGCATCCGCGGGAGTCGACCGCCGCGGTGTGA